The following coding sequences are from one Rutidosis leptorrhynchoides isolate AG116_Rl617_1_P2 chromosome 11, CSIRO_AGI_Rlap_v1, whole genome shotgun sequence window:
- the LOC139876249 gene encoding uncharacterized protein isoform X3, whose protein sequence is MRNGFYDVYRAEIEHLDKENFVSTEEKNKSERPKKRTTVLINRLLHRKKKLGEERFRTEFEILATCKHRNIVSLLGFCNEDPEKILIIEDASNGSVAKNLINDEYKYILTWEKRLKICLDVAYGLKYLHHDMEDQYTVLHLYLSTYTIALDENFGSTIVDFQDSAFLPPNQDAHQGNYMIGGRVFADPDCDEGGSLKRESDVYKFGVVMFEILCGRLADDEMYTMESKNGLAHVARLCFRKGTIMEMIDPVIKEELDYNSFIPTKGANKDSIDTFVKIAYKCLAERQYKRPTMKHVVKELEKALSFQKVHCQDADQVVHGSDKSLDPQLTHENRRPSLEDLTSQLNHLKIRLHDITLATNSFSRAYRILRDDFYDVYRAEIEYLDNENFVSGEENNKSECPKKRSAVLIKRLLPVKKKLGEEVFRTDIDMFATCKHHNIVTLLGFCIADHEKILIIEDASNGHLVKYLRNYKDKSILTWEKRLKICLDIAYGLKYLHHEMEDQMTVIHSNFCTYSIALDENFGAKIAHFGLSEFLHPNQDSLCHDYIVGSQFHIDPEYGESGLLKRKSDVYSFGVVLFEIICGRLASDRMYKKESKDGLAYVARQCVRKGTMMEIVDPIIKEENDDNNFLTTKVPNKDSIETFVKIAYWCLSETQDQRPTMKDVVKELEKALSFQKQVQCQDSDQVVDGSDNLLLELKSTHENPRPRLEDLTSQISHLKIRLHDITSATNNFSEAYMMKRGKICEVYSAELEVWDEENFVSVEETNKSEHPKKCTRVFIKRFLQRKGVFRTDLEMLATCKHHNIVTLLGFCEEDNEKILVVEGAYNGYLFRYLLIYENKYILSWEKRLKICLDVAYGLKYLHHEMEDHKSVIIGDFSTFSIALDENFVAKIVDFKHAVFIPPNQEEDFTLKRESDVYCFGLVLFELFCGRLADDEMYTKESKDGLAYVARQCFHKGTLMEMIDPMFTSKGVNKDSVDTFVEIAYRCLAETQNQRPTMKGVVKELEKALSFQENILKYLRIPLSDIMLATDSFNEGYWIWNEGYYQAYKAELELSDQQSFSSLEENNKSIPPKRRTTVLIKRFIREEHQVEGVFFKDIEMFRACKHPNIVKLLGFCDEDFEKILVFENTDKINLRGYLKDIHKPILTWSQRLRICLDVAYGLKYLHYEMDGQKVIIHCDIRSGTIVLDENLGARIANFDRPIFLPPYLDDDTFYPDVTTGEVGYMDPEYEKTGKLKRESDVYSFGVLLCEILCGKTELSYFKESEERLADAVRRCFHEGTLNDMVDPKVKEESGDVFTLNKGPNTTSLDTFLEITVACLVETQDKRPTIKVVIEELKKALLFQENNKDNLRISLEDIQLATENFDGKNCIGGGGFGKVYKGELPQSDSIIVAKRLDTRGGQGDKQFRNELQILFEYKHDNIISLVGYCDNEDAKIIVYEYASRGSLDRYLSDSRLTWMKRLNICIGVATALNFLHRGVGTLEMVIHRDIKPENILLTGDWSVKLGDFGLSLISAIYNETDFVIDRACGTEGYVDPVYLKSGFLTKESDIYSFGVVLFEILCGRSTFALEGQEGVHLPVFIKDRFKKGKEKRDALVFEKIKEQIVPEALSVFQTIAYRCLNEKREERPTAKEVVEQLEKALELQMSGGDGASTGTSYLLQD, encoded by the exons ATGAGAAACGGGTTCTATGACGTATATAGAGCAGAAATTGAACATTTGGATAAAGAAAATTTTGTCTCTACAGAAGAGAAGAATAAAAGTGAACGTCCCAAGAAACGCACCACTGTCTTAATAAACCGCCTGCTCCATAGAAAGAAAAAATTAGGAGAAGAACGATTCCGTACAGAATTTGAAATACTTGCAACTTGTAAGCATCGCAACATAGTCTCTCTACTTGGATTTTGTAATGAAGATCCCGAGAAGATCCTTATCATTGAGGATGCTTCTAATGGATCAGTTGCTAAAAATTTGATAAACGACGAATACAAATATATTCTTACGTGGGAAAAACGTTTGAAAATATGTCTTGATGTTGCATATGGATTGAAGTACCTACACCATGACATGGAAGACCAATACACGGTGTTGCACCTTTATTTATCTACGTATACAATTGCCTTAGATGAGAATTTTGGGTCAACGATCGTTGATTTTCAGGACTCTGCCTTCCTTCCTCCTAACCAAGATGCTCATCAGGGGAATTACATGATAGGGGGTCGAGTTTTCGCTGACCCAGATTGTGATGAGGGCGGTAGCTTAAAAAGAGAATCAGATGTATACAAATTCGGAGTAGTTATGTTCGAAATTTTATGTGGAAGGCTAGCCGACGACGAAATGTACACGATGGAGAGTAAAAATGGGCTGGCACATGTAGCACGCCTATGCTTCCGTAAGGGAACAATAATGGAAATGATAGATCCTGTAATTAAGGAAGAACTTGATTACAACAGTTTTATTCCAACTAAAGGAGCCAACAAAGATTCTATAGACACATTTGTAAAAATTGCGTACAAGTGTTTAGCTGAACGTCAATACAAACGTCCAACAATGAAACACGTCGTCAAAGAGCTTGAGAAAGCATTATCCTTTCAA AAAGTGCACTGCCAAGATGCCGACCAAGTTGTCCATGGCTCTGATAAATCATTAGACCCGCAATTGACACATGAAAATCGT AGACCCAGCTTGGAAGACTTGACATCTCAACTCAATCACTTGAAAATTAGGCTCCATGATATTACTTTGGCAACCAATAGCTTTTCTCGCGCATACCGCATTTTGAGAGATGACTTCTATGACGTATACAGAGCAGAAATTGAATATTTGGATAACGAAAATTTTGTCTCCGGAGAAGAGAATAATAAAAGTGAATGCCCCAAGAAACGCTCTGCTGTCCTTATAAAACGCCTGCTCCCTGTCAAGAAAAAATTAGGAGAAGAAGTATTTCGTACTGACATTGATATGTTTGCAACCTGTAAGCATCACAACATAGTCACTCTACTTGGATTTTGTATTGCAGATCATGAGAAGATCCTTATCATTGAGGATGCTTCTAATGGACACCTTGTTAAATATCTGAGAAACTACAAAGACAAATCTATCCTTACTTGGGAAAAACGTTTGAAAATATGCCTTGATATTGCATATGGACTGAAGTACCTACACCATGAGATGGAAGACCAGATGACGGTGATACATAGTAATTTCTGTACTTACTCAATTGCCTTAGATGAGAATTTTGGGGCTAAGATTGCTCATTTTGGGCTATCGGAATTTCTTCATCCGAACCAAGATTCTCTTTGTCATGATTACATTGTCGGGTCGCAATTTCACATTGACCCAGAATATGGTGAGAGTGGTCTGTTGAAACGAAAATCAGATGTATATAGTTTCGGAGTTGTTTTGTTTGAAATTATATGTGGAAGGCTTGCCAGCGATCGAATGTACAAGAAGGAGAGTAAAGATGGGCTGGCATATGTGGCACGCCAATGCGTCCGTAAGGGAACAATGATGGAAATTGTAGATCCTATTATTAAGGAAGAGAATGATGACAACAACTTTCTTACAACTAAAGTACCCAACAAAGATTCTATAGAGACATTTGTAAAAATTGCTTATTGGTGTTTGTCTGAAACTCAAGACCAACGTCCAACAATGAAAGACGTCGTTAAGGAGCTTGAGAAAGCATTATCGTTTCAA AAGCAAGTACAATGCCAAGATTCCGACCAAGTTGTAGATGGATCTGATAATTTATTATTAGAACTGAAATCGACACATGAAAATCCT AGACCCAGGTTAGAAGACTTGACATCTCAAATCAGTCACTTGAAGATTAGGCTCCATGATATAACTTCGGCCACCAATAACTTTTCCGAGGCATACATGATGAAGAGAGGTAAGATATGTGAGGTATACAGTGCAGAACTTGAAGTTTGGGATGAAGAAAATTTTGTCTCTGTAGAAGAGACGAATAAAAGTGAACATCCCAAGAAATGCACCCGTGTCTTTATAAAACGATTTCTACAGAGAAAAGGAGTATTCCGTACGGACCTCGAAATGCTTGCAACATGTAAGCATCACAACATAGTCACTCTACTTGGATTTTGTGAGGAGGATAATGAAAAGATCCTTGTCGTTGAGGGTGCTTATAATGGATACTTGTTTAGATATCTGCTAATCTACGAAAACAAATATATTCTTAGTTGGGAAAAACGTTTGAAAATATGCCTTGATGTTGCATATGGATTAAAGTACCTACACCATGAGATGGAAGACCACAAGTCGGTGATAATCGGTGATTTCTCTACATTCTCAATTGCTTTAGATGAGAACTTTGTGGCTAAGATTGTTGACTTCAAGCATGCGGTCTTCATTCCTCCTAACCAAGAAGAAGATTTTACGTTGAAAAGAGAATCAGATGTATATTGTTTCGGACTCGTTTTGTTTGAACTTTTTTGTGGAAGGCTGGCCGACGATGAAATGTACACGAAGGAGAGTAAAGATGGGCTGGCGTATGTGGCACGCCAATGCTTCCATAAGGGAACATTAATGGAAATGATAGATCCTATGTTTACATCTAAAGGAGTCAACAAAGATTCTGTCGACACATTTGTCGAAATTGCATATAGGTGTTTGGCTGAAACTCAAAACCAACGTCCAACAATGAAAGGCGTCGTCAAAGAGCTTGAGAAAGCATTATCGTTTCAA GAAAATATATTGAAGTACCTTAGAATTCCACTCAGTGATATAATGTTGGCCACAGATAGCTTTAACGAGGGATACTGGATTTGGAATGAAGGTTACTATCAGGCATACAAAGCAGAACTTGAGCTTTCTGATCAACAAAGTTTTTCCTCTTTAGAAGAGAACAATAAAAGTATACCACCCAAGAGACGCACCACTGTATTGATAAAACGTTTCATCAGAGAAGAGCACCAAGTAGAAGGAGTATTCTTTAAGGATATTGAAATGTTTAGGGCTTGTAAACATCCTAACATAGTCAAACTACTTGGATTTTGTGATGAAGATTTCGAGAAGATCCTCGTTTTTGAGAATACTGATAAAATAAATCTTAGAGGTTATTTGAAAGACATCCACAAGCCTATTCTTACATGGTCACAACGTTTGAGAATATGCCTTGATGTTGCATATGGATTGAAGTACCTACATTACGAGATGGATGGCCAAAAGGTGATAATACATTGTGATATAAGAAGCGGCACAATTGTCTTAGATGAGAATTTGGGGGCACGAATTGCCAACTTTGATAGGCCCATCTTCCTTCCTCCATATCTAGATGATGATACTTTCTATCCGGATGTTACTACTGGTGAGGTTGGTTACATGGATCCAGAATATGAAAAAACGGGTAAGTTAAAAAGAGAGTCGGATGTATATAGTTTCGGAGTACTTTTGTGTGAAATCTTATGTGGTAAAACTGAGCTATCATACTTTAAGGAGAGTGAAGAAAGGTTGGCAGATGCGGTACGAAGATGCTTTCATGAGGGAACCCTAAATGATATGGTAGATCCTAAAGTTAAGGAGGAAAGCGGTGACGTCTTTACCTTAAATAAAGGACCCAACACGACCTCCTTGGATACGTTTTTGGAAATCACAGTTGCGTGTTTGGTAGAAACTCAAGACAAACGTCCAACAATTAAAGTTGTTATCGAGGAGCTCAAGAAAGCCTTATTGTTTCAA GAAAACAACAAAGACAACCTCAGGATTTCACTTGAAGACATACAATTAGCTACAGAAAACTTCGATGGTAAAAATTGTATTGGAGGAGGAGGGTTTGGGAAAGTTTATAAAGGAGAACTTCCACAAAGTGATAGCATCATTGTTGCAAAACGGTTGGATACACGGGGTGGTCAAGGAGATAAGCAATTTCGGAATGAGCTTCAAATTCTTTTCGAGTATAAGCACGATAATATCATTAGCCTTGTTGGCTATTGCGACAACGAAGATGCAAAAATCATTGTTTATGAGTATGCGTCTAGAGGGAGTCTTGATAGGTACTTGAGTGATTCTCGTCTTACTTGGATGAAACGACTTAACATATGTATTGGCGTTGCAACCGCACTGAATTTCCTTCATAGAGGAGTCGGAACACTAGAAATGGTTATACACAGGGACATCAAACCCGAAAACATTTTGCTAACCGGTGACTGGAGTGTAAAACTTGGTGATTTTGGACTTTCTTTGATAAGTGCAATATATAATGAAACTGACTTCGTCATTGATCGTGCATGCGGTACAGAGGGCTACGTGGATCCAGTTTACTTGAAATCGGGTTTCTTAACCAAAGAGTCTGACATATATTCGTTTGGTGTGGTTTTATTTGAGATCTTGTGTGGAAGATCAACGTTCGCGCTCGAGGGACAGGAAGGTGTGCACCTACCTGTCTTCATTAAAGATAGATttaaaaaaggaaaagaaaaacgtGATGCATTGGTATTTGAGAAAATAAAAGAACAGATCGTGCCAGAAGCATTGAGTGTATTTCAGACGATTGCCTACCGTTGCCTCAATGAGAAGAGAGAAGAACGACCAACGGCAAAGGAAGTTGTGGAACAACTTGAGAAGGCATTAGAATTGCAA ATGTCAGGAGGTGATGGAGCTTCTACGGGTACTTCATATCTATTGCAAGACTGA
- the LOC139876249 gene encoding uncharacterized protein isoform X1, which produces MRNGFYDVYRAEIEHLDKENFVSTEEKNKSERPKKRTTVLINRLLHRKKKLGEERFRTEFEILATCKHRNIVSLLGFCNEDPEKILIIEDASNGSVAKNLINDEYKYILTWEKRLKICLDVAYGLKYLHHDMEDQYTVLHLYLSTYTIALDENFGSTIVDFQDSAFLPPNQDAHQGNYMIGGRVFADPDCDEGGSLKRESDVYKFGVVMFEILCGRLADDEMYTMESKNGLAHVARLCFRKGTIMEMIDPVIKEELDYNSFIPTKGANKDSIDTFVKIAYKCLAERQYKRPTMKHVVKELEKALSFQKVHCQDADQVVHGSDKSLDPQLTHENRRPSLEDLTSQLNHLKIRLHDITLATNSFSRAYRILRDDFYDVYRAEIEYLDNENFVSGEENNKSECPKKRSAVLIKRLLPVKKKLGEEVFRTDIDMFATCKHHNIVTLLGFCIADHEKILIIEDASNGHLVKYLRNYKDKSILTWEKRLKICLDIAYGLKYLHHEMEDQMTVIHSNFCTYSIALDENFGAKIAHFGLSEFLHPNQDSLCHDYIVGSQFHIDPEYGESGLLKRKSDVYSFGVVLFEIICGRLASDRMYKKESKDGLAYVARQCVRKGTMMEIVDPIIKEENDDNNFLTTKVPNKDSIETFVKIAYWCLSETQDQRPTMKDVVKELEKALSFQKQVQCQDSDQVVDGSDNLLLELKSTHENPRPRLEDLTSQISHLKIRLHDITSATNNFSEAYMMKRGKICEVYSAELEVWDEENFVSVEETNKSEHPKKCTRVFIKRFLQRKGVFRTDLEMLATCKHHNIVTLLGFCEEDNEKILVVEGAYNGYLFRYLLIYENKYILSWEKRLKICLDVAYGLKYLHHEMEDHKSVIIGDFSTFSIALDENFVAKIVDFKHAVFIPPNQEEDFTLKRESDVYCFGLVLFELFCGRLADDEMYTKESKDGLAYVARQCFHKGTLMEMIDPMFTSKGVNKDSVDTFVEIAYRCLAETQNQRPTMKGVVKELEKALSFQEQTQCQEHSDQVVDGFELTHENSENPFEHLRIRLSDTRVATDNFSERYLVRDDDDCYYYRAELEHFDQQKFGFVKEKNRSELPKKRSTVNIKRILGEYKDGIESLYNEIEMLTTCKHPNIVTLVGFFDEDLEMILVFEIPIHETLFEYLFFKEKAIMLTWSKRLRICLEVAYGLKYLHYEKEDQKMISHCGMFSTTIIVDENFGAKICDFRHSRFLHPNRDEFSFDMYSFYKTRGSDWATGKCNRKIDVYSFGVILFEIACGKFASDEIYTRIDVEGLAYVARKCFYNGTLKEMIDPIIKEESLENSFTLSRGPNENSLDAFLKIVVACVDITQDKRPTMKIVVKELEKALSYQENHKDPLRISLEDVQLATKNFHEKHCVGHGGFGKVYKGKLSQCDHTTVAKRLDIRGGQGEKQFQNELQILSDYKHSNIISLVGYCAENDAKIIVYEYAPRGSLDRYLSDTRLDWMKRLNICIDVATALDFLHRGIGKQATVIHRDIKTENILLMSEWNAKLADFGLSLISGIDKETDYVIDGACGTPGYVDPLYVQSSFLTKESDIYSFGVVLFEILCGRPTYVIRKQEGVYLPVFIKDMFEKGTQNEAVFGEIKEQIKPEALSVFQTIAYKCLNEKREDRPTAEQVVMQLKKAMELQISRGDGASSSATNTPNKVQD; this is translated from the exons ATGAGAAACGGGTTCTATGACGTATATAGAGCAGAAATTGAACATTTGGATAAAGAAAATTTTGTCTCTACAGAAGAGAAGAATAAAAGTGAACGTCCCAAGAAACGCACCACTGTCTTAATAAACCGCCTGCTCCATAGAAAGAAAAAATTAGGAGAAGAACGATTCCGTACAGAATTTGAAATACTTGCAACTTGTAAGCATCGCAACATAGTCTCTCTACTTGGATTTTGTAATGAAGATCCCGAGAAGATCCTTATCATTGAGGATGCTTCTAATGGATCAGTTGCTAAAAATTTGATAAACGACGAATACAAATATATTCTTACGTGGGAAAAACGTTTGAAAATATGTCTTGATGTTGCATATGGATTGAAGTACCTACACCATGACATGGAAGACCAATACACGGTGTTGCACCTTTATTTATCTACGTATACAATTGCCTTAGATGAGAATTTTGGGTCAACGATCGTTGATTTTCAGGACTCTGCCTTCCTTCCTCCTAACCAAGATGCTCATCAGGGGAATTACATGATAGGGGGTCGAGTTTTCGCTGACCCAGATTGTGATGAGGGCGGTAGCTTAAAAAGAGAATCAGATGTATACAAATTCGGAGTAGTTATGTTCGAAATTTTATGTGGAAGGCTAGCCGACGACGAAATGTACACGATGGAGAGTAAAAATGGGCTGGCACATGTAGCACGCCTATGCTTCCGTAAGGGAACAATAATGGAAATGATAGATCCTGTAATTAAGGAAGAACTTGATTACAACAGTTTTATTCCAACTAAAGGAGCCAACAAAGATTCTATAGACACATTTGTAAAAATTGCGTACAAGTGTTTAGCTGAACGTCAATACAAACGTCCAACAATGAAACACGTCGTCAAAGAGCTTGAGAAAGCATTATCCTTTCAA AAAGTGCACTGCCAAGATGCCGACCAAGTTGTCCATGGCTCTGATAAATCATTAGACCCGCAATTGACACATGAAAATCGT AGACCCAGCTTGGAAGACTTGACATCTCAACTCAATCACTTGAAAATTAGGCTCCATGATATTACTTTGGCAACCAATAGCTTTTCTCGCGCATACCGCATTTTGAGAGATGACTTCTATGACGTATACAGAGCAGAAATTGAATATTTGGATAACGAAAATTTTGTCTCCGGAGAAGAGAATAATAAAAGTGAATGCCCCAAGAAACGCTCTGCTGTCCTTATAAAACGCCTGCTCCCTGTCAAGAAAAAATTAGGAGAAGAAGTATTTCGTACTGACATTGATATGTTTGCAACCTGTAAGCATCACAACATAGTCACTCTACTTGGATTTTGTATTGCAGATCATGAGAAGATCCTTATCATTGAGGATGCTTCTAATGGACACCTTGTTAAATATCTGAGAAACTACAAAGACAAATCTATCCTTACTTGGGAAAAACGTTTGAAAATATGCCTTGATATTGCATATGGACTGAAGTACCTACACCATGAGATGGAAGACCAGATGACGGTGATACATAGTAATTTCTGTACTTACTCAATTGCCTTAGATGAGAATTTTGGGGCTAAGATTGCTCATTTTGGGCTATCGGAATTTCTTCATCCGAACCAAGATTCTCTTTGTCATGATTACATTGTCGGGTCGCAATTTCACATTGACCCAGAATATGGTGAGAGTGGTCTGTTGAAACGAAAATCAGATGTATATAGTTTCGGAGTTGTTTTGTTTGAAATTATATGTGGAAGGCTTGCCAGCGATCGAATGTACAAGAAGGAGAGTAAAGATGGGCTGGCATATGTGGCACGCCAATGCGTCCGTAAGGGAACAATGATGGAAATTGTAGATCCTATTATTAAGGAAGAGAATGATGACAACAACTTTCTTACAACTAAAGTACCCAACAAAGATTCTATAGAGACATTTGTAAAAATTGCTTATTGGTGTTTGTCTGAAACTCAAGACCAACGTCCAACAATGAAAGACGTCGTTAAGGAGCTTGAGAAAGCATTATCGTTTCAA AAGCAAGTACAATGCCAAGATTCCGACCAAGTTGTAGATGGATCTGATAATTTATTATTAGAACTGAAATCGACACATGAAAATCCT AGACCCAGGTTAGAAGACTTGACATCTCAAATCAGTCACTTGAAGATTAGGCTCCATGATATAACTTCGGCCACCAATAACTTTTCCGAGGCATACATGATGAAGAGAGGTAAGATATGTGAGGTATACAGTGCAGAACTTGAAGTTTGGGATGAAGAAAATTTTGTCTCTGTAGAAGAGACGAATAAAAGTGAACATCCCAAGAAATGCACCCGTGTCTTTATAAAACGATTTCTACAGAGAAAAGGAGTATTCCGTACGGACCTCGAAATGCTTGCAACATGTAAGCATCACAACATAGTCACTCTACTTGGATTTTGTGAGGAGGATAATGAAAAGATCCTTGTCGTTGAGGGTGCTTATAATGGATACTTGTTTAGATATCTGCTAATCTACGAAAACAAATATATTCTTAGTTGGGAAAAACGTTTGAAAATATGCCTTGATGTTGCATATGGATTAAAGTACCTACACCATGAGATGGAAGACCACAAGTCGGTGATAATCGGTGATTTCTCTACATTCTCAATTGCTTTAGATGAGAACTTTGTGGCTAAGATTGTTGACTTCAAGCATGCGGTCTTCATTCCTCCTAACCAAGAAGAAGATTTTACGTTGAAAAGAGAATCAGATGTATATTGTTTCGGACTCGTTTTGTTTGAACTTTTTTGTGGAAGGCTGGCCGACGATGAAATGTACACGAAGGAGAGTAAAGATGGGCTGGCGTATGTGGCACGCCAATGCTTCCATAAGGGAACATTAATGGAAATGATAGATCCTATGTTTACATCTAAAGGAGTCAACAAAGATTCTGTCGACACATTTGTCGAAATTGCATATAGGTGTTTGGCTGAAACTCAAAACCAACGTCCAACAATGAAAGGCGTCGTCAAAGAGCTTGAGAAAGCATTATCGTTTCAA GAGCAAACACAATGCCAAGAACATTCCGACCAAGTTGTGGATGGATTTGAATTGACACATGAAAATTCG GAAAATCCTTTTGAGCATCTTCGTATTCGACTCAGTGATACAAGGGTGGCCACCGATAACTTTTCTGAGCGATACCTCGTTAGAGATGACGATGATTGTTACTATTACAGAGCAGAACTTGAGCATTTTGATCAACAAAAGTTTGGCTTCGTAAAAGAGAAGAATAGAAGTGAATTACCTAAGAAACGCTCCACTGTAAATATTAAACGCATCCTTGGAGAATACAAAGATGGAATAGAGTCACTATATAATGAAATTGAAATGCTTACAACTTGTAAGCATCCTAACATAGTCACTCTTGTTGGATTTTTTGATGAAGATCTCGAGATGATCCTCGTGTTTGAGATTCCTATTCATGAAACACTTTTTGAATATTTGTTTTTCAAAGAGAAGGCTATTATGCTTACATGGTCAAAACGTTTGAGAATATGCCTTGAAGTTGCGTATGGATTGAAGTACCTACATTATGAGAAGGAAGACCAAAAGATGATATCACATTGTGGTATGTTCAGCACTACAATTATTGTAGATGAGAATTTTGGGGCTAAGATTTGTGATTTTAGGCACTCTAGATTCCTTCACCCGAATCGAGATGAGTTTTCTTTCGATATGTACTCTTTCTATAAGACCCGTGGTTCAGATTGGGCGACGGGTAAATGTAATAGAAAAATAGATGTGTATAGTTTTGGAGTAATTTTGTTTGAGATTGCATGTGGGAAGTTTGCCAGTGATGAAATTTACACTAGGATTGACGTTGAAGGACTGGCATATGTAGCCCGAAAATGCTTCTACAATGGAACACTGAAGGAAATGATAGACCCTATAATAAAGGAAGAATCTCTTGAAAACAGTTTTACCCTGTCTAGGGGTCCCAACGAAAATTCTCTTGATGCATTTTTGAAAATTGTTGTTGCGTGTGTGGATATCACTCAAGATAAACGTCCAACAATGAAAATTGTTGTAAAGGAGCTCGAGAAAGCTTTATCATATCAG GAAAACCATAAAGACCCCCTGAGGATTTCACTTGAAGACGTACAATTAGCCACTAAAAACTTCCATGAGAAACATTGTGTGGGCCATGGAGGGTTTGGGAAGGTTTATAAAGGAAAACTTTCACAGTGTGATCATACAACTGTTGCAAAGCGATTGGATATAAGAGGTGGTCAAGGGGAAAAACAATTTCAGAATGAGCTCCAAATTCTGTCTGATTATAAGCATAGTAATATCATCAGTCTTGTAGGATACTGTGCCGAAAACGATGCAAAAATCATTGTTTATGAGTATGCTCCTAGAGGAAGTCTTGATAGGTATTTGAGTGATACTCGTCTTGATTGGATGAAACGACTTAACATATGTATTGATGTTGCAACCGCATTGGATTTTCTTCATAGAGGAATCGGGAAACAAGCAACGGTGATACATAGGGACATCAAAACCGAGAACATTCTGCTAATGAGTGAATGGAATGCAAAACTTGCTGATTTTGGGCTTTCCTTGATAAGTGGAATAGATAAAGAAACTGATTACGTGATCGATGGTGCATGCGGCACACCGGGCTACGTGGACCCACTTTATGTGCAATCGAGTTTCTTAACCAAAGAGTCTGATATATATTCGTTTGGTGTCGTTTTATTTGAGATCTTGTGCGGAAGACCAACATATGTGATTCGCAAACAAGAAGGTGTGTATCTACCAGTTTTCATTAAAGACATGTTTGAAAAAGGAACACAAAATGAAGCTGTATTTGGGGAAATAAAAGAACAGATCAAGCCGGAAGCACTAAGTGTATTTCAGACCATTGCCTACAAGTGCCTAAATGAGAAAAGAGAAGATCGACCAACAGCGGAACAAGTTGTGATGCAACTTAAGAAAGCAATGGAATTACAA ATATCGAGGGGTGATGGAGCTTCTTCTTctgcaacaaatactccgaataaaGTGCAAGATTGA